The following is a genomic window from Myxococcus guangdongensis.
GCGACTTCTACAAGGTGAGCGGCTCCAAGACGTTCATCTCCAACGGCCGCGTCTGTGACTTCCTCATCATCGCGGTGCGCACCAGCGACGTGAAGGGCCACGCGGGCATCTCCCTCTTGTGTGCCGAGGTCTCCGACACCACGCCCGGCTTCGAGCGGGGCCGCATCCTGGAGAAGCTGGGAGGTCACGGTCAGGACACGACGGAGCTGTTCTTCGACGACCTCCAGGTCCCGGCCGTCAACGTGCTCGGCGGCGAGGAGGGCGCGGGCTTCATCCAGCTGATGCAGCAGCTGCCCCAGGAGCGGCTGGCCACGGCGGTGCTCGCGCAGGCGAGCATCGAGCGGGCCGTGGCGCTCACGGTCGACTACACCAAGCAGCGCCAGGTGTTCGGCAAGCCACTTTTCGCGCTGCAGAACACGCGCTTCGAGCTGGCGGAATGCGCGACGCTGGGGCGGGTTGGACGGGCGTTCCTCGACGAGTGCGTGGAGAAGCACCTGTTGGGGGAGCTGGACGTGGCGTCCGCGGCCATGGCCAAGTACTGGCTGACGGACCAGGCGAGCAGCGTCGCGGACCGTTGCCTCCAGCTTTTCGGAGGGTATGGGTACATGAAGGAATACCCCATCGCTCACCTGTTCGCGGATACTCGCGTCATGCGCATCTTCGCCGGCGCCAACGAGGTCATGAAAGAGCTCGTCGCCCGTTCGCTGTAGACCACTCCCACACCGAATCCCAAGGAGGCTCCCGGTGAGCCAGGAAGCATTCATCTTCGACGCCGTCCGTACACCTCGCGGCAAGGGCAAGAAGGGCGCGCTGCACGGCATCAAGCCCATCTCCCTGCTCGTCGGCCTGGTGGACGCCCTCAAGCAGCGCCACCCCACGCTGGACCCCAAGCAGATCGACGACATCGTGCTGGGCATCGTGTCGCCGGTGGGCGACCAGGGCGCGGACATCGCGCGCACGCTGGTGCTGGCGGCGGGCCTGCCGGAGACGGTGGGCGGCGTGCAGCTCAACCGCTTCTGTGCCTCCGGCCTGACGGCGGTGAACATGGCCGCGCAGCAGGTGCGCTCGGGCTGGGAGCACCTGGTCATCGCGGGCGGCGTGGAGAGCATGTCGCGCGTGCCCATGGGCTCCGACGGCGGCGCGTGGGCCATGGACCCCGCCACCAACTACGACACGTACTTCGTGCCGCAGGGCATCTCCGCGGACCTCATCGCGACGATGGAGGGCTTCACCCGCGAGGACGTGGACACCTACGCCGCGCAGTCGCAGGCGCGCGCCGCGAAGTCCTGGGCGGAGGGCTACTTCAAGAACTCCGTCATCCCCGTGCTGGACCAGAACGGGCTGGTGGTCCTGGACCGCGACGAGCACCCGCGCAAGGACACCACGGTGGCGTCGCTGGGCCAGCTGAGCCCGTCCTTCGCCGGCATGGGGGAGATGGGCGGCTTCGACGCGGTGGCGCTGCAGAAGTACCACATGGTGGAGCGCATCGAGCACGTGCACACCCCGGGCAACTCGTCGGGCATCGTGGACGGCGCGGCGCTGGTGCTCATCGGTTCGGAGAAGGTGGGCAAGTCGCTGGGGCTGACGCCGCGCGCGCGCATCGCCGCGGTGGCCACGTCCGGCTCGGACCCGACCATCATGCTGACGGGCCCCATCCCCGCCACGCGCAAGCTGCTCGACATGACGGGCCTGTCGGTGAAGGACATCGACCTGTTCGAGCTCAACGAGGCCTTCGCCTCCGTGGTGCTCAAGTACCAGAAGGACCTGGGCATCCCGAACGAGAAGATCAACGTCAACGGCGGCGCCATCGCCATGGGGCACCCGCTGGGCGCCACGGG
Proteins encoded in this region:
- a CDS encoding acyl-CoA dehydrogenase family protein — its product is MTARPRWSSDELEQVRGLAATYFTKEVLPNVPKHVAQGFPDKALYRRAGELGLLCMSVPEAYGGGGGTFAHEAILLEEQVRAGDPTMGFAVHSTIVAHYVLAYASEAQKLKWLPKLASGEWVGAIAMTEPGTGSDLQAISTRAVRDGDFYKVSGSKTFISNGRVCDFLIIAVRTSDVKGHAGISLLCAEVSDTTPGFERGRILEKLGGHGQDTTELFFDDLQVPAVNVLGGEEGAGFIQLMQQLPQERLATAVLAQASIERAVALTVDYTKQRQVFGKPLFALQNTRFELAECATLGRVGRAFLDECVEKHLLGELDVASAAMAKYWLTDQASSVADRCLQLFGGYGYMKEYPIAHLFADTRVMRIFAGANEVMKELVARSL
- a CDS encoding acetyl-CoA C-acetyltransferase, which translates into the protein MSQEAFIFDAVRTPRGKGKKGALHGIKPISLLVGLVDALKQRHPTLDPKQIDDIVLGIVSPVGDQGADIARTLVLAAGLPETVGGVQLNRFCASGLTAVNMAAQQVRSGWEHLVIAGGVESMSRVPMGSDGGAWAMDPATNYDTYFVPQGISADLIATMEGFTREDVDTYAAQSQARAAKSWAEGYFKNSVIPVLDQNGLVVLDRDEHPRKDTTVASLGQLSPSFAGMGEMGGFDAVALQKYHMVERIEHVHTPGNSSGIVDGAALVLIGSEKVGKSLGLTPRARIAAVATSGSDPTIMLTGPIPATRKLLDMTGLSVKDIDLFELNEAFASVVLKYQKDLGIPNEKINVNGGAIAMGHPLGATGAMILGTMVDELERRKARRAVITLCVGGGMGVATLIERV